From the Candidatus Saccharibacteria bacterium genome, the window TTGTGTTTGGTCCGGTTATCTCGCTGACTTTTGCGGTGCTATTATCGTCGTCAGTAAAAGTAACACCCCACACTGGCGCCAGCTCTGCAAATGTGTACGTCGAGCAATCGGCCAGCTCTCCAACAGCTTTAAACGGAATCTTTGGTGAGTCTGAAGTGGTGGTATTCTTTTGCTGACTTGCTGAACTTTTGTTTGAGCTGTCTGTCTTGGCGGTATCTTTATCCATGAGGATAAAGCCCGCTCCGCCCACGACAACCACCATGGCAATAATGGAAAGTAATATCTTTGGTTTCATAGTTCCTCCTCTTACTTACTAAATACCATGCTAGCGTATTTGCTGAGAAATAGTAAGGCCCCTTGCATAATCAACCATCCCATCCACCAGACTCCCTTCCAGCCATCTCATGGCTTACGTCCTCGCTCTCTCGGTCGCCGTAACTACGGTTACGGCTCTGTCGGTCACTCCTGGCGCACTCATGATTTGACTGAAATGGAGCTGGTTCTTGTGAGAAGGTTATTTATGCAAGGGGCCTAAGTAAGAATTCTCGCAGATGTTTTACTCGTGTCAGGCTCCCACTATACTGAACACATCCCTCAGACAGCCTAGCTAGTAACAGAGGCATATAATTTGTAAGATTCTGGTACATAGAACCACGAGGAGTGTTTCGTATATGGCCAAGCATTACCGCTCCTGGCCAAGACGGGCAAATTGTGGGTGTCATGGCCTAAGCAGTCCGCCGAGGTTGCAACTGACCTGACCGGCAATACCGTCCGCGAATATATGCTAACAACCGGTCTTGTTGATGTATAAGTCGCTGCCATTGACTCATTCTGGTCTGGGTTACAGTTTGTTTACCGCATGAAAGACAGACAACGGTAGCAGCAGCTAGTTACTAGACTTGGGTAGTGATTTACAGTATACCTCCGGGGATATAGAATGAGTGGAATGGACAACGCACCCCATTTGGTACCGCGCGAACAGATTTTGGCTGGCTTTAACTTTCGGCATGCCGCCAAGCGGTTTGACTCTACAAAAACTGTATCTAACGAAGACTTTGAGCTACTGCTTGAAGTAGCCCGGTTATCGCCGAGCTCATTTGGGCTAGAACCATGGAATATCATCATTGCAAACGGTGCGTTGCGCAAGGGGCTTACGCCACTGTGCTGGGGGGCGCAGGGCCAGCTACCGACCGCCAGCCACTTCATCATATTTACCGCCAAGACATCTGGGGCAATGGCACCGGGTGCTCCATACGCAAAAAAGGCGTTGCAGTCAGTACGGGGCATGAGCAAGGTAGAAGCGGATGAGTACGTGGCATTTTATAAAAAATGGCTTACGGATGACTACGCCAGACTCAATGCGCCGGAACTACTGCACGAGTGGGCGGCGCGTCAGGCCTACATTGCCATGGCAAATATGATGACCGTAGCAGCAATGCGCGGGATTGATTCATGCGCAATCGAAGGCTTCAATGTTCAAAAAGTAACAACCTTACTTG encodes:
- a CDS encoding NAD(P)H-dependent oxidoreductase — translated: MDNAPHLVPREQILAGFNFRHAAKRFDSTKTVSNEDFELLLEVARLSPSSFGLEPWNIIIANGALRKGLTPLCWGAQGQLPTASHFIIFTAKTSGAMAPGAPYAKKALQSVRGMSKVEADEYVAFYKKWLTDDYARLNAPELLHEWAARQAYIAMANMMTVAAMRGIDSCAIEGFNVQKVTTLLAAKKLIDPRQDLPVVMLALGYRIDPPKPKTRRPMGEIMKEA